One part of the Candidatus Cybelea sp. genome encodes these proteins:
- a CDS encoding universal stress protein produces MKPILVPVDGSDCSMHALDFAVELASSLGAEIVICHVLDLGRAAAMSAGAAQLVEESIEVLRAEGKEIIDRAVARAGSKVHVSARVPDGAPVEQIERLAAELPASFIVLGTHGRSGLERLLMGSVAEGVVRAASVPAMVVPCDVQGARKR; encoded by the coding sequence ATGAAGCCGATTCTCGTTCCCGTCGATGGTTCCGATTGCTCGATGCACGCGCTCGATTTCGCCGTCGAGCTCGCGTCGAGTTTGGGCGCCGAGATTGTCATTTGTCACGTGCTCGACCTCGGGCGAGCCGCCGCGATGAGCGCCGGCGCCGCGCAGCTTGTCGAAGAATCGATCGAGGTTTTGCGCGCGGAAGGAAAGGAGATCATCGACCGCGCCGTCGCCCGTGCCGGCTCGAAGGTTCACGTCAGCGCGCGCGTGCCCGACGGCGCGCCCGTCGAGCAGATCGAGCGGCTTGCGGCGGAACTTCCGGCAAGCTTCATCGTGCTCGGCACCCACGGTCGCTCGGGTTTGGAGCGACTGCTCATGGGCAGCGTCGCCGAAGGCGTCGTGCGCGCGGCGTCCGTGCCCGCTATGGTCGTGCCGTGCGACGTTCAGGGCGCGAGAAAGAGGTGA
- a CDS encoding DUF4397 domain-containing protein codes for MSVSRFAFAIAGGIAALSGCGGSSSSSSGMPPAASLTIRVRFAEAAPELETIINGVPGPIGSPYLRVNGQSISSQFGYGTITPFLTMTPGTKSMTALNILGYRVGPFKSSPLTGGKNYTLVLVGTYPRYRVLTFEEPGGSKGGAQLSFYEASPAVPKADFGSFNASSQTNFKRLGSATLGNVATVSLGGQVTNFGAYAGKGTTPFVCGTGTSTVPCGQVTPADVDSFNKRNVLPFHNASRFSLFLFDSDQSNPSGPPGPVFGSLDR; via the coding sequence ATGAGCGTTTCCAGGTTTGCATTTGCGATCGCCGGCGGCATCGCGGCGTTGAGCGGGTGCGGCGGCTCGAGCTCGAGCTCTAGCGGAATGCCGCCTGCGGCGTCCCTTACCATCCGCGTGCGCTTCGCCGAGGCGGCTCCCGAGCTCGAGACGATCATCAACGGGGTGCCAGGACCAATAGGTTCTCCATACCTGCGCGTAAACGGCCAGAGCATCAGCTCCCAGTTCGGCTACGGCACAATCACGCCGTTTCTCACTATGACCCCCGGAACGAAGTCGATGACGGCTCTGAACATTCTGGGTTATCGCGTCGGTCCGTTCAAATCATCGCCGCTGACTGGCGGCAAGAACTACACGCTCGTACTCGTCGGAACCTATCCGCGCTACCGGGTTCTGACCTTCGAAGAGCCCGGCGGCTCAAAGGGCGGGGCGCAGCTATCGTTCTACGAAGCCTCGCCGGCGGTGCCCAAGGCAGACTTCGGGAGCTTTAACGCGTCTTCGCAAACGAATTTCAAACGCCTCGGGAGCGCGACGCTGGGCAACGTCGCGACGGTCTCGCTGGGCGGGCAGGTCACCAACTTTGGCGCCTACGCGGGCAAAGGGACTACGCCCTTTGTTTGCGGCACCGGCACCAGCACCGTGCCCTGCGGTCAGGTCACGCCCGCGGATGTTGATTCCTTCAATAAGCGCAACGTGCTGCCGTTTCATAACGCGTCGCGGTTCTCGCTCTTCCTGTTCGATTCAGACCAAAGTAACCCAAGCGGTCCGCCTGGACCGGTTTTCGGGAGCCTCGACCGATGA
- a CDS encoding substrate-binding domain-containing protein — protein sequence MRKILFALTAAVLPALALSACSGGNTAPASGMSTLPNLAQQGRVHRDDTSAHDLHAGGSSFADYAYNLGNQPTGLYTQSQAAPPPGSVNYGAEQTFGNSHQVYYCSTGSGTGRKEFTGAVSVGASACAALGLSPVGFGGRKDPIDFVGSDAGLASTECCGSGTPYNTNYASTYGQPFEIPVFGGPVSYGYINTSGHGLTGLGSGVLKLSTWTSCAITNGTIGYWDDPAITADNGGTAVAGHQPISFFYRSDGSGTTYAFELHLANTASGCNQTFHAPYNKAPYAGGGRSAAWTFPPVTTSGNWTGPTGTQPSGSVFEGESGNPGVLEGIQGTLGTGFPYATGYVEGAWVAGASNPSVAQASLLTTGNTFVKPTDSAAVALALQKANTITYGEGDDAISLGSSTPWCQLFVNPSLYAASPYKPAKGAYPIVSLTYLDFYGKHNGTHYNDLKKYITYFTGTAINTVIAPLEYSPLISKLKRADLTALRGSGSHAPCLNQ from the coding sequence ATGAGAAAGATCCTCTTTGCCCTGACGGCGGCGGTACTGCCGGCGCTCGCGCTTAGTGCGTGCAGCGGCGGCAACACCGCGCCCGCTTCGGGCATGTCCACGCTGCCGAACCTTGCGCAGCAGGGGCGCGTCCATCGCGACGATACCAGCGCTCACGACCTCCACGCGGGAGGTTCTAGTTTTGCGGACTACGCCTATAACCTCGGAAACCAGCCGACGGGCCTCTACACTCAATCCCAAGCCGCGCCTCCGCCTGGCTCGGTAAACTACGGTGCGGAGCAGACCTTCGGGAACAGCCACCAAGTCTACTACTGCAGCACCGGCAGCGGCACGGGCCGCAAAGAGTTTACGGGCGCGGTATCGGTCGGCGCGAGTGCTTGCGCGGCCCTTGGGCTCAGCCCGGTCGGGTTCGGTGGTCGTAAAGATCCGATCGACTTCGTCGGCAGCGACGCCGGCCTTGCCTCAACGGAGTGCTGCGGCTCAGGAACGCCTTACAACACGAACTATGCGTCGACCTACGGCCAGCCGTTCGAGATCCCGGTCTTCGGCGGCCCGGTCTCCTACGGATACATCAACACCTCCGGGCACGGGCTTACGGGACTCGGGAGCGGGGTCCTGAAGCTCTCTACCTGGACCTCCTGCGCGATTACTAACGGCACGATTGGCTATTGGGATGATCCGGCTATCACCGCTGACAACGGCGGCACTGCGGTTGCCGGACACCAGCCGATCTCCTTCTTCTATCGTTCCGACGGCAGCGGCACGACCTACGCCTTCGAGCTTCATCTCGCCAACACCGCGAGCGGATGTAATCAGACCTTCCATGCACCCTACAATAAGGCCCCGTACGCGGGCGGCGGCCGGAGCGCGGCCTGGACGTTCCCCCCGGTCACTACCTCCGGAAACTGGACTGGACCGACGGGCACACAGCCCTCCGGCTCGGTCTTTGAAGGCGAATCCGGCAACCCGGGTGTCCTCGAGGGCATTCAGGGTACGCTTGGTACGGGCTTCCCATATGCAACGGGCTACGTCGAAGGCGCCTGGGTGGCCGGGGCCAGCAACCCAAGCGTCGCTCAAGCTTCGCTCCTCACGACGGGCAATACGTTCGTGAAGCCGACCGACAGCGCCGCGGTGGCGTTGGCTCTTCAGAAAGCCAATACCATCACCTACGGTGAAGGCGATGACGCGATCTCGCTCGGCTCGAGCACGCCCTGGTGTCAGCTCTTCGTGAATCCGAGTCTCTACGCCGCAAGTCCTTACAAGCCGGCGAAGGGCGCGTATCCGATCGTCAGCCTGACGTACCTGGACTTCTACGGAAAGCATAACGGCACGCACTACAACGACCTCAAGAAATACATCACCTACTTCACGGGAACGGCAATTAACACGGTTATCGCTCCGCTGGAGTACTCCCCACTCATCAGCAAACTAAAGCGGGCCGACTTAACCGCTCTCAGAGGCAGCGGATCTCATGCGCCCTGCCTCAACCAGTAG
- a CDS encoding TonB-dependent receptor produces MLLFGFLSMAAPAATTLAETAGIVSGTVTDDRTRAPIAGVAVVAKSPSATYHTVTDAKGQYRFLSVLPDNYSITFTKSGYASYSTIVVVVNGSAQKVDAPISRTLKIIASTHARSPGSAFQRGMTIDTYTVTGSQIDMVQGKSFNTNENQLLRSIPSVTIDKSGTVSIRGGFAFEAAYEFEGIDYTTPSANLQNTLQNISNFGLLNGVGSVQLIPGGGDATHGDTGTGLVLFTAKHGTYPSYFHVDAEAQMFPYLHQLGLEWGWADPSQRFSNYAGFIAERKAFQYGIPGTAANTLGTLGTNAATLGSTIDPNLVYYAPSYLSSNDFVDNAIYRFGKNNSQRLQFFIQDQAITQTLDYGGFQFLPYISGGTTAGRCAPYPVNGPGGPVNTHQQNFACDSLIPLFPGQPNTYAFVSNPDTLKSPFLAYKFEYGAQLGATTAVTARYFRTFEQQSQDMPAQGIFADPYGGTRTAGQIDFTTQLGEKNLFRYGAIYQWVVPYGNRYDFTSYSAFTTPSFVVTYPITHPNQPLPLPYTYTGLLPNNNPAAQQGMEQDFFSPSFCSQIGLHSNCGYLSSYFPGGVRFPFEEDISTVGQQQYGAYLQDSMDLSNKWKTELGLRLDGYNFQIPTQVGAPASIPAVEHQRLYEPHFDISYAPDNRDTFRLGFGHTLSMPIPSLLGADVSRAPYAAFERIPSYDNSTGKAAVFCGPLANQLCNSYADQLYWLTRDYRYGSSTLEAPLVGATFTNFDLSWAHEFRDGSAIKLTPFYRRGYNVIEQTAQIIGYNYQTGSPVFGDVQYSNLGIQKATGIEALYNRDVPVGISMQIGATYISQFGNEPPGTFLQPAALALGTVYRSPDLSPFQMNAAFDYKSAHGWRIDPVIGFNVGYPYGQGYYTAVYCNGVPVIVPSSSLSVIYSQTPGYIDPLDPGTCTKPNIAATRGIHEPGLAGGLLTTPRVDVDLTVEYRPPTQMKVLSQSVFGLQVVNLFNQLYNVPVYNGCYGAPVSTGLASGNAPCTYSTAPYAPPDVSAHSSSPYLTYPNLPPISFRFYYQVKI; encoded by the coding sequence GTGCTGCTGTTCGGTTTTTTAAGCATGGCCGCCCCGGCCGCAACCACCCTCGCCGAGACCGCTGGAATCGTATCGGGTACCGTCACCGACGACCGCACCCGCGCTCCAATTGCCGGCGTCGCGGTCGTCGCGAAATCGCCGAGCGCGACCTATCATACGGTGACCGATGCGAAGGGGCAGTACCGCTTTTTGAGCGTCCTGCCCGACAACTACTCGATCACGTTTACCAAGAGCGGGTACGCGTCGTACTCGACGATCGTCGTCGTCGTCAACGGTTCGGCGCAGAAGGTCGACGCGCCGATCTCGCGGACGCTCAAGATCATCGCTTCGACGCACGCGCGGTCGCCGGGAAGTGCCTTCCAGCGCGGGATGACGATCGACACCTACACCGTTACCGGCTCGCAGATCGACATGGTTCAAGGTAAATCGTTCAACACCAACGAGAACCAGTTGCTGCGCAGCATTCCCAGCGTCACGATCGACAAGAGCGGGACGGTCTCGATTCGCGGCGGCTTCGCGTTTGAAGCGGCGTACGAGTTCGAAGGGATCGACTACACCACGCCCTCTGCCAACCTGCAGAACACGCTCCAGAACATCTCCAATTTCGGCTTGCTCAACGGCGTCGGCAGCGTGCAACTGATACCGGGCGGCGGCGACGCGACCCACGGCGACACCGGAACCGGCCTCGTGCTCTTCACGGCCAAGCACGGCACGTACCCGAGCTACTTTCACGTCGATGCCGAAGCGCAGATGTTTCCCTACCTGCATCAGTTGGGGCTGGAGTGGGGCTGGGCCGATCCCTCGCAGCGCTTCTCGAACTACGCGGGCTTCATCGCCGAGCGCAAGGCCTTTCAATACGGCATCCCCGGCACGGCGGCCAATACGCTGGGAACGCTCGGCACCAATGCCGCGACCTTGGGCAGCACGATCGATCCCAATCTGGTCTACTATGCTCCCTCCTACCTCTCGTCGAACGACTTCGTCGACAACGCGATCTACCGCTTCGGGAAGAACAACAGCCAGCGGCTGCAGTTCTTCATTCAAGACCAGGCGATCACGCAGACGCTCGACTACGGCGGATTTCAGTTTCTGCCGTACATCTCAGGCGGCACGACCGCCGGCAGGTGTGCGCCGTATCCGGTTAACGGCCCAGGCGGCCCCGTGAACACGCACCAGCAGAACTTTGCCTGCGATTCGCTGATCCCGCTCTTCCCCGGGCAACCGAACACTTACGCTTTCGTCTCGAACCCCGATACGCTAAAGAGCCCGTTTCTCGCCTACAAGTTCGAGTACGGCGCGCAGCTGGGCGCGACGACCGCGGTGACGGCGCGCTACTTCCGAACCTTCGAACAGCAGTCGCAAGATATGCCGGCGCAAGGAATTTTTGCCGATCCCTACGGCGGCACGCGGACCGCCGGTCAGATCGACTTTACGACGCAGCTGGGCGAGAAGAACCTGTTCAGGTACGGCGCGATCTATCAGTGGGTCGTGCCGTACGGCAATCGCTACGATTTCACGTCGTACAGCGCCTTTACGACCCCCTCGTTCGTCGTGACGTATCCGATCACGCACCCGAACCAGCCGCTGCCGCTGCCCTATACCTATACGGGATTGCTGCCCAACAACAACCCGGCCGCTCAGCAAGGCATGGAACAGGATTTCTTCTCGCCGTCGTTTTGCAGCCAGATCGGCCTGCACTCGAACTGCGGCTACCTGAGCTCGTACTTTCCCGGCGGGGTGCGCTTTCCGTTTGAGGAAGACATTTCGACCGTCGGCCAGCAGCAGTACGGCGCCTACCTTCAGGACAGCATGGACCTGAGCAACAAGTGGAAGACCGAACTCGGGCTGCGCCTCGACGGGTACAACTTTCAGATCCCCACACAGGTGGGCGCGCCGGCCTCGATTCCCGCCGTCGAGCATCAACGTCTCTACGAGCCGCACTTCGACATCTCGTACGCTCCCGATAACCGCGACACGTTTCGCTTGGGCTTCGGGCACACGCTCTCGATGCCGATTCCCAGCCTGCTCGGCGCCGACGTGAGCCGCGCGCCGTACGCGGCGTTCGAGCGGATCCCGTCCTACGACAACTCTACGGGCAAAGCCGCGGTCTTTTGCGGTCCGCTGGCCAACCAGCTCTGCAACAGCTACGCCGACCAGCTCTACTGGCTGACCCGCGACTATCGCTACGGCAGCTCGACGCTGGAAGCGCCGCTCGTCGGGGCGACCTTCACCAACTTCGATCTTTCTTGGGCGCACGAGTTTCGTGACGGCTCGGCGATCAAACTCACGCCGTTCTACCGCCGCGGATACAACGTCATCGAGCAGACGGCGCAGATCATCGGCTACAACTACCAGACCGGTTCGCCGGTATTCGGCGACGTTCAATACTCGAACTTGGGCATTCAAAAGGCGACGGGCATCGAGGCGCTCTACAATCGCGACGTTCCGGTCGGCATCTCGATGCAGATCGGCGCGACCTACATCAGCCAGTTCGGCAACGAGCCGCCCGGGACGTTCCTGCAGCCGGCGGCGCTCGCGCTCGGGACCGTCTATCGCTCTCCCGATCTCTCGCCGTTCCAGATGAACGCCGCCTTCGACTATAAGAGCGCGCACGGTTGGCGAATCGATCCGGTGATCGGCTTCAACGTCGGCTATCCATACGGGCAGGGTTACTACACGGCGGTCTACTGCAACGGCGTTCCCGTCATCGTCCCTTCGTCCAGCCTCTCGGTCATCTACTCCCAAACGCCGGGGTACATCGATCCGCTCGATCCCGGTACGTGCACGAAGCCGAACATCGCGGCGACCCGCGGCATTCACGAACCGGGCCTCGCCGGCGGATTGCTCACCACGCCGCGGGTTGACGTCGACCTCACCGTCGAGTACCGCCCGCCGACCCAGATGAAGGTGCTCAGCCAGTCCGTCTTTGGGCTGCAGGTCGTCAACCTCTTCAATCAGCTGTACAACGTGCCGGTTTACAACGGCTGCTACGGCGCGCCGGTGAGCACCGGCTTGGCAAGCGGCAACGCGCCCTGCACCTATTCGACGGCACCGTACGCACCGCCGGACGTCTCCGCGCACAGCTCGTCGCCGTACTTGACGTATCCGAATCTTCCGCCGATATCGTTTCGGTTCTACTACCAGGTGAAGATATGA
- a CDS encoding helix-turn-helix transcriptional regulator, which produces MEAVGSEQAELLIARCSFSDAARLVGDRLLPVVYALAGDDANLAATIAPQLVAARNAAGAASYFQALEAPPDSTDYLCAAVVLSWSSEPSAVFDLFREAHDRAIDENRFHFAVGARERLAHHAVLFGEVDVAKTALEDAMRLAGAQRLLRWQLRAAAAAARLAFDSGELERAIQLATRARAHVRSPEELALLAAAGAGVAVASGDEAFLREWTSSEISGVALRSTVRESAIAATIALLAPTETAPDPVAAIALRRCILASRGVTGAVELLSLAARYGDVEEARLAADALGAFAAPNRKYLKAHALLARAHVLFRCGERGAGIDHAGDAARAFNAIGLRRWMNEAMLLLVRQEDENYPRRRRGRPLGSTLTSREQQVAHLIRRGARNREVAAALQISEHTVERHVSSILGRLGLRSRWQIVDPKNASEH; this is translated from the coding sequence TGATTGCGCGCTGCTCCTTTTCCGACGCTGCGCGACTTGTGGGCGATCGCCTATTGCCCGTCGTGTACGCACTGGCCGGAGACGACGCCAACCTCGCAGCCACGATCGCGCCGCAACTCGTCGCCGCCCGCAATGCGGCAGGCGCAGCTTCCTATTTTCAAGCGCTGGAAGCGCCGCCCGACTCGACCGATTATCTCTGCGCCGCCGTCGTGCTCTCGTGGAGCTCCGAGCCTTCCGCGGTCTTCGATCTCTTTCGCGAGGCGCACGACCGCGCGATCGACGAGAACCGCTTTCATTTCGCGGTCGGCGCGCGCGAGCGACTGGCGCATCACGCCGTGCTTTTCGGCGAAGTCGACGTCGCGAAAACCGCGCTCGAAGACGCGATGCGCCTCGCGGGCGCGCAGCGCCTCTTGCGGTGGCAACTCCGGGCCGCCGCCGCGGCGGCGCGCCTGGCGTTCGACAGCGGCGAGCTCGAACGGGCGATCCAGCTCGCAACTCGTGCGCGTGCGCACGTGCGCAGCCCTGAAGAGCTGGCCTTGCTGGCCGCCGCCGGCGCCGGCGTCGCGGTTGCGTCCGGCGATGAAGCGTTTCTGCGGGAGTGGACCTCCTCGGAGATTTCCGGCGTCGCGCTTCGGTCGACGGTTCGTGAAAGCGCGATCGCCGCAACGATCGCGCTGCTTGCACCCACCGAAACGGCGCCGGATCCGGTGGCGGCGATCGCGCTGCGCCGCTGCATTTTGGCCAGCCGAGGCGTGACCGGCGCCGTCGAGCTGCTCTCGCTAGCAGCCCGGTACGGCGACGTCGAGGAGGCGCGCCTCGCGGCCGACGCTCTCGGCGCGTTCGCCGCGCCGAACCGTAAATATTTGAAGGCTCACGCTTTGCTCGCGCGGGCGCACGTGCTCTTCCGGTGCGGCGAACGCGGCGCGGGCATCGACCACGCCGGCGACGCCGCGCGAGCCTTCAACGCGATCGGACTGCGGCGCTGGATGAACGAAGCGATGCTCCTGCTCGTCAGACAAGAGGACGAGAACTACCCGCGGCGGCGGCGCGGACGCCCGCTGGGCTCCACGCTTACGAGTCGCGAACAGCAGGTCGCGCATCTGATCCGGCGCGGGGCGCGCAATCGCGAAGTTGCCGCGGCACTGCAGATCAGCGAGCACACCGTGGAACGCCACGTGAGCTCGATTCTCGGTCGCCTCGGCTTGCGTTCGCGCTGGCAAATCGTCGACCCCAAGAACGCCTCGGAACATTAA